A window of Cohnella herbarum contains these coding sequences:
- a CDS encoding extracellular solute-binding protein, whose product MNPVPLRKRFYLLSLMTILVLLPLLAACSNGNSSESASSSTSPSPTKSPATASESASATTGGDHEPVTLTVLTWFVGPNQALFDKFHEMYPWITIEANTKIDKAVVNNVIAGEKADLVFLDAGLSQWLSGDLLEDLTPYIEKDVRIQGTSMADGFIEAFQTGGKQWVVPYSDIPMWIVVNKEMLHKYGMEMPGNDWTYDDLLEMAKKATDPVANDWGISGLVDEFTSIMTMANGSAPNYRYMNEDNSASLVNTPAVLEDLKWSQELTTKWHVRPSDIEREKLGMQGDSVEVFMQGNSLFTLGADWNLEALKNADFEWDVLPMPVGKAQQATVHQAGAIGIPKASKHKEEAFLYISFLFDLEAQKTMIENGSGAWVQDKTLYDYYAEVPMWQGKNVDAIRMNTEMCCFSRDPSVADLVTLVDNVNGPIAGMITKGGDFSTRIPAVEAYNLKAAETRKALGW is encoded by the coding sequence ATGAATCCGGTTCCATTAAGAAAGCGGTTTTATTTACTTAGTTTGATGACTATTCTCGTTTTACTGCCTTTGTTGGCAGCTTGTTCGAACGGCAACTCCTCGGAATCCGCGTCATCCTCTACGAGCCCAAGCCCTACGAAATCGCCGGCAACCGCTTCGGAATCCGCAAGCGCGACGACGGGAGGCGATCACGAGCCGGTAACCTTAACCGTTCTGACTTGGTTCGTCGGACCCAATCAAGCTTTGTTCGATAAGTTTCATGAGATGTATCCCTGGATTACGATCGAAGCGAATACGAAAATCGATAAAGCAGTCGTCAACAATGTCATCGCGGGAGAGAAAGCCGACCTCGTTTTTCTTGATGCCGGGTTATCGCAATGGTTATCGGGCGACTTGCTTGAAGATTTAACTCCTTATATCGAGAAGGACGTCCGGATTCAAGGGACTTCGATGGCCGATGGATTCATTGAAGCGTTCCAAACCGGCGGCAAACAATGGGTCGTTCCCTACTCCGATATCCCGATGTGGATCGTCGTGAATAAGGAAATGCTTCATAAATACGGCATGGAAATGCCGGGCAACGATTGGACCTATGATGATCTGCTAGAGATGGCGAAGAAAGCAACGGATCCGGTCGCCAACGATTGGGGCATCAGCGGATTGGTCGACGAATTCACGAGCATCATGACGATGGCCAATGGAAGCGCCCCGAATTATCGTTACATGAATGAAGACAATAGCGCTAGCTTAGTGAATACGCCCGCTGTGTTGGAAGATTTGAAATGGTCGCAAGAACTCACGACCAAATGGCATGTTCGACCAAGCGACATAGAGAGAGAGAAACTGGGCATGCAAGGCGATTCCGTCGAAGTGTTCATGCAAGGCAACTCCCTATTCACGCTCGGTGCCGACTGGAACCTGGAAGCGCTCAAGAACGCCGACTTCGAATGGGATGTGCTGCCGATGCCGGTTGGCAAAGCCCAGCAAGCGACCGTCCACCAAGCGGGAGCGATCGGAATTCCGAAGGCTTCCAAGCACAAAGAAGAAGCATTCTTGTATATCAGTTTCCTCTTCGATCTCGAAGCTCAGAAGACGATGATCGAGAACGGAAGCGGAGCTTGGGTTCAAGATAAGACCTTGTACGACTACTACGCCGAAGTACCGATGTGGCAAGGCAAGAACGTAGACGCCATCCGCATGAACACGGAAATGTGTTGTTTCTCGCGCGACCCTAGCGTTGCCGACCTTGTTACTTTAGTAGACAACGTTAACGGTCCTATCGCCGGGATGATTACGAAAGGCGGCGATTTTAGCACCCGCATACCTGCGGTAGAGGCCTATAATTTGAAAGCTGCAGAAACTAGAAAAGCACTTGGCTGGTAA
- a CDS encoding carbohydrate ABC transporter permease: protein MKPVSHTEVVISRSSTPNKGYGAKLKRFLRECWADRLSYLFLAPFLLSFVCFIIIPVVVAVLLSLTSFNGFAFPRFIGVSNFIYMFTQDVVFMKYTIPNTLKFALVVGPGGYILSFIFAWLIHQLPRSIRDYFSLALYAPSMVAGVALTMVWTATFSGDSIGYLNNILLSLGLIETPQLWLQDPKYLMTIMIVVTMWTSMGVGFLAMLGGLQTVNTELYEAGRIDGIKNSLQEVYYITIPSMKPQMLFSAVMAIVGAIKAGSISSALTGMTITPQYAGHLINNHIYDYAFLRYEWGYASALSVVLLLASYAIMKLSYWVFGTKEDE, encoded by the coding sequence GTGAAACCCGTGAGCCATACAGAAGTCGTTATCAGCCGGTCGTCTACTCCGAACAAAGGGTATGGAGCCAAGCTTAAGCGGTTCCTGCGAGAATGCTGGGCGGATCGCTTATCGTATTTGTTTCTGGCGCCTTTCTTGCTTAGCTTCGTTTGCTTCATTATCATTCCGGTCGTCGTCGCCGTTCTGCTCAGTCTGACCTCCTTCAACGGTTTCGCGTTCCCGCGCTTCATCGGGGTCAGCAATTTTATCTACATGTTCACCCAAGACGTCGTATTCATGAAATACACGATCCCGAATACGCTGAAGTTTGCACTTGTCGTAGGTCCGGGCGGATATATTCTTTCCTTTATATTCGCTTGGTTGATTCATCAGTTGCCGAGAAGCATCCGCGATTATTTCTCGCTTGCTTTGTATGCCCCGTCGATGGTTGCGGGCGTAGCGCTTACAATGGTCTGGACCGCGACTTTCAGCGGCGACAGCATTGGCTACTTGAATAATATTTTGCTGAGCTTGGGACTGATCGAGACTCCGCAATTGTGGCTGCAGGATCCGAAATATTTAATGACGATCATGATCGTCGTCACGATGTGGACCAGCATGGGCGTCGGGTTCCTGGCGATGCTCGGCGGATTGCAAACCGTGAACACCGAGCTCTATGAAGCCGGCCGAATCGACGGCATCAAGAACAGCTTGCAGGAAGTGTACTACATTACGATCCCGAGCATGAAACCGCAGATGTTATTCAGCGCGGTTATGGCGATCGTCGGCGCGATCAAAGCGGGCTCCATATCGAGCGCGCTAACTGGCATGACGATTACGCCGCAATATGCGGGTCATCTCATCAACAATCATATTTACGATTACGCTTTCCTCCGATACGAATGGGGTTATGCTTCGGCGTTATCCGTCGTTCTGCTCCTGGCGAGCTATGCGATCATGAAGCTAAGCTACTGGGTGTTCGGCACGAAGGAGGATGAATAG
- a CDS encoding ABC transporter ATP-binding protein, with amino-acid sequence MGNVAFNHVYKYYKDEADPAVKDFHLDIEDGEFLIMVGPSGCGKSTTLRMLAGLEEVSEGDIYIDGKLMNYVSPKNRDIAMVFQNYALYPNLTVFENMALGLQLHKVAKSEIELRVNRTAKMLEISHFLTKKPNQLSGGQKQRVALGRALVREPQVFLMDEPLSNLDAKLRTQTRMEISKLHKELRTTMVYVTHDQTEAMTMGTRIVVMKDGRIQQVAPPQQLYDEPRNLFVAGFIGTPQMNFLHGMIVSVDDRYYFRSKRLEMRLPDSYLPLIRSANNALRNVVMGIRPEYVSCESWALERYPDWIVSATVQMREPLGSNTFLYAKLGEENLISRAEAHTPIEPGDSVAFALCMDKAHFFDRDSGLSLACLGE; translated from the coding sequence ATGGGGAACGTCGCATTTAACCACGTGTACAAATATTACAAAGACGAGGCGGATCCGGCGGTTAAAGACTTTCATTTGGATATTGAGGATGGAGAGTTTCTCATTATGGTAGGGCCGTCCGGTTGCGGCAAATCGACGACGTTGCGCATGTTGGCGGGTCTTGAGGAAGTGTCCGAAGGCGATATCTACATAGACGGCAAACTCATGAACTACGTATCGCCCAAAAATCGCGATATCGCGATGGTATTCCAGAATTATGCGCTTTATCCGAATTTAACGGTTTTCGAGAACATGGCACTTGGGCTTCAATTGCATAAGGTGGCAAAGAGCGAAATCGAGCTGCGCGTGAATCGGACGGCTAAGATGCTGGAAATCTCCCATTTTCTGACGAAGAAACCGAATCAGCTTTCCGGGGGACAGAAGCAACGCGTGGCGCTGGGACGCGCATTGGTCAGGGAGCCTCAGGTATTCCTAATGGATGAACCGTTATCTAATCTGGATGCCAAGCTGCGCACCCAGACCCGAATGGAGATCAGCAAGCTTCATAAAGAGTTGCGAACGACGATGGTCTATGTAACCCATGACCAGACGGAAGCCATGACGATGGGGACGCGCATCGTCGTCATGAAGGACGGACGAATTCAGCAAGTTGCTCCTCCCCAGCAGTTATACGACGAGCCTCGCAATCTGTTCGTTGCCGGATTTATCGGAACGCCTCAAATGAACTTCCTTCATGGAATGATCGTGTCCGTGGACGACCGGTATTATTTTAGAAGCAAACGATTGGAAATGAGATTACCGGATAGTTATCTTCCGCTTATTCGCTCCGCTAATAACGCATTGCGTAATGTCGTGATGGGCATTCGACCGGAATACGTATCTTGCGAATCTTGGGCTCTCGAGCGTTATCCGGATTGGATCGTATCCGCGACCGTTCAAATGAGAGAACCGTTAGGATCGAATACGTTCCTCTATGCAAAGTTAGGGGAAGAAAATCTCATTTCGCGCGCGGAAGCGCATACACCGATAGAACCCGGAGATTCGGTCGCATTCGCTCTATGCATGGATAAAGCTCATTTCTTCGATCGAGACAGCGGATTATCGCTAGCGTGCCTAGGGGAGTGA
- a CDS encoding creatininase family protein, whose protein sequence is MSEKGEGAMKSYLFHEHTREQLKLKAEEGYMVVVALAATEQHGPHLPVFTDSFIGEFVATEAIEEAARTVPILLCPVIPIGCSDHHIRFGGTLSFSSATYLMMLRDIGESLVSGGFRKIAFLNAHGGNEPIMHQTANDLAVKHPIWTASASYWSLSREELRKENADEVGMVPGHAGGFETSAIMALREDLVHAELGGNEHDERAWINSGPPGTFIGRHSELTGADGYTDAPNKATKERGERYLAAISRSVTAWLIRTYQSMDSGERSVVKEQ, encoded by the coding sequence ATGAGCGAGAAAGGGGAAGGCGCGATGAAATCTTACTTATTTCACGAACACACGAGAGAGCAATTAAAGCTGAAAGCCGAGGAAGGGTACATGGTGGTCGTCGCCCTGGCGGCAACCGAGCAGCACGGCCCCCATCTGCCGGTATTCACGGACAGTTTCATCGGGGAGTTCGTTGCTACCGAAGCGATCGAAGAAGCGGCGAGAACCGTGCCGATCCTGCTCTGTCCGGTAATTCCTATCGGCTGTTCGGATCATCATATCCGCTTCGGCGGAACGTTGTCCTTCTCTTCGGCAACCTATCTCATGATGCTGCGAGACATTGGGGAAAGTCTGGTTTCCGGAGGCTTTCGCAAGATCGCGTTTCTGAACGCGCATGGCGGCAACGAGCCGATCATGCATCAGACGGCTAACGACCTTGCGGTCAAACATCCGATATGGACGGCGTCGGCGTCGTATTGGAGCCTCTCGCGGGAAGAACTTCGCAAGGAGAATGCCGACGAAGTCGGCATGGTTCCGGGTCATGCGGGCGGATTCGAAACTTCGGCGATCATGGCGTTGCGGGAAGATTTGGTTCATGCGGAGTTAGGCGGTAATGAACACGATGAGCGGGCATGGATAAATTCCGGCCCTCCAGGAACGTTCATAGGCCGCCACTCGGAGCTGACCGGCGCGGATGGCTACACCGATGCGCCGAATAAGGCGACGAAGGAGCGGGGGGAACGATATTTGGCAGCCATTAGCCGGAGCGTAACGGCGTGGCTTATTCGTACATACCAATCCATGGATAGCGGGGAAAGGAGCGTCGTTAAGGAACAATGA
- a CDS encoding RidA family protein, giving the protein MNFKYGMDELPFSPATPSDSHLFVSGQGGTDPITGEVTADDLESQTVLTLRNISIILAQSGLTLEDVVKVNIYLKNRTDYETFNRIYAREFPRPYPARTLVYCDLNFDLLVEIDVVAQLRKQAR; this is encoded by the coding sequence ATGAATTTCAAATATGGAATGGATGAACTTCCATTCTCTCCTGCCACCCCGTCCGATTCGCATCTGTTCGTTTCCGGACAGGGCGGCACCGACCCCATAACCGGGGAGGTGACCGCTGACGATCTCGAAAGTCAGACCGTTCTAACCCTGCGAAATATCTCGATTATATTAGCGCAATCGGGACTAACGCTGGAAGATGTCGTTAAAGTGAATATTTATCTCAAAAACCGTACCGACTACGAAACCTTCAATCGCATTTACGCCCGCGAATTCCCGCGGCCTTATCCGGCAAGAACTCTCGTCTATTGCGATCTCAACTTCGATCTCCTCGTAGAGATCGATGTCGTTGCCCAACTGCGCAAGCAGGCAAGATGA
- a CDS encoding carbohydrate ABC transporter permease, translating to MLLSIRRNFTLSRVSLILFLTVIGIFMFLPIIFLFNNAFKPLNELFLFPPRIFVKNPTLFNFEQLFLHTSAGVVPFTRYLFNSAVIALTTTFAVIIVSTMAGYVLSKHRFHFKAFIMGAILIALMFTPETVAIPRYLIVSGLGLKNTYLAHILPFLASPVAVFLMKQFIDQIPNSLLEAAKLDGATDMYIFMRIIIPLTSPAVATAAIITFQTVYMDVEGSTLYMTKETMKTLAYYVEAMTLNIPGVAQLSIGSSIGLLMFLPNLIIFLLFQRKMIQTMLHSGVK from the coding sequence ATGCTGCTATCCATACGCAGGAATTTCACCCTTTCTCGGGTATCGCTTATTCTGTTCCTTACCGTCATCGGAATTTTCATGTTCCTGCCCATTATTTTTCTCTTTAATAATGCCTTCAAGCCTCTGAACGAGCTGTTCCTGTTTCCGCCGAGAATCTTCGTGAAGAATCCGACGCTGTTCAATTTCGAGCAGCTGTTTCTTCATACTTCCGCCGGGGTCGTGCCGTTTACCCGTTATTTATTCAACAGCGCCGTCATTGCGCTTACGACGACTTTCGCGGTCATTATTGTCAGCACGATGGCCGGCTATGTGCTGTCCAAACATCGATTTCACTTCAAAGCGTTCATTATGGGCGCGATCCTGATCGCGTTGATGTTTACGCCGGAGACGGTCGCCATTCCCCGTTACTTGATCGTGAGCGGATTGGGTCTTAAGAATACGTATTTGGCGCACATTCTTCCTTTTCTTGCTTCGCCGGTCGCGGTGTTCCTGATGAAACAGTTCATCGATCAAATTCCCAATTCGCTCCTAGAGGCGGCGAAGCTGGACGGCGCAACGGACATGTATATTTTTATGCGGATCATCATTCCGTTAACTTCGCCCGCGGTCGCTACGGCGGCCATTATTACTTTCCAAACGGTGTACATGGACGTAGAAGGCTCTACGTTGTATATGACCAAAGAAACGATGAAGACGCTGGCTTACTACGTGGAAGCGATGACGTTGAATATTCCGGGGGTTGCGCAGCTCAGCATCGGCTCGTCCATCGGTCTGCTGATGTTCCTGCCCAACTTAATTATTTTCCTGCTGTTCCAACGAAAAATGATTCAAACGATGCTGCATTCGGGCGTGAAATGA
- a CDS encoding extracellular solute-binding protein yields MRRKRNRSIIAICGIVLLGVVLALLLGAGPKEVQDYPVIAEEDVLSGIRSEESGAPSYVQWIRSEEYKAYKPAAGKEITVMASDYTESDSEARVESREDQARGTEVIVWNNAKGWIEWQVEVPEDGIYEMVMDYAPLKGGFSSIVRGVQIDGKYPFEEAERVSLERLWKDSAYPYERNGIGNEIRPVQDELLDWRSERVTNYSLSSEPLRWALKAGSHTIRLVGKRESLTLHSITLASPEQVPAYSEYLSGQSPGGNAEETWYEVFEAERFVSKTAVSIQLQSEAEPGISPDPKGKIVYNTIGGANWTKPGERIGWEISVPETGYYAIDAKYYQGFNGRSSAYRTVLLDGKVPFREMQSYRFAPNKSFRIQSLADEKGSPYLFYLTEGKHLLEMAVDTSVIRPVTQSLLDINDRLTAIERDIRAITGNYGYDGDQNVDKARTWDLRKYDPELETKLQSIVDELLTICDYLNGLNQAETDSVTALRVNADRLEKLLRRMNDIPNRVTQFSTVRTSINTWIQTIEAQSIELDYLVVRTPETVTGLKSPSTWNKVSYSTANFFRSFFQEYDSIEADDEDALTVWVQRGKDYVDLLELMVQQDFTPKTGIKVNINLVPNTNVLLLGNVAGDQPDLALGVPLETPVDFAMRGSAEDLSAYPGFQDVFKRFNPGLMRSYEYDGKLYGLPETQNYYMMFYRTDIFEELKLDPPDTWDDVIDILPTLQENGLTFNLPKKNFHIPFYQHGAEFYQSNGMLPSLTSEEGIAAFKQWTNWYSKYNLPKDIPAFIHHFRNGDIPIGVADFDLYIQLTVGAPEIEGKWRMLPLPGIKQPDGSVARWSHNESMVRLQEPSSIMMLNKSDRKDEAWQFIQWWTSADVQSRYSSDIESFAGIAYRWNTANLEAMQTIPWPEEDLAALNEQDRWVKNMPYVPGYYYLAREIEFAWNNVVVGRMPAREALEQSEMSLSREMMRKQEEFGLTPKDDLHIAPYDKPYERSTP; encoded by the coding sequence GTGAGGCGTAAGAGAAACCGCTCCATAATCGCGATATGCGGTATCGTCTTGCTGGGCGTCGTACTCGCGTTGTTGTTAGGGGCGGGACCGAAAGAAGTTCAAGATTATCCCGTGATAGCGGAAGAAGACGTATTGTCCGGCATACGTTCCGAAGAAAGCGGTGCCCCGTCGTACGTGCAATGGATTCGAAGCGAAGAATATAAAGCTTACAAGCCGGCGGCCGGTAAGGAGATTACGGTCATGGCTTCCGACTATACGGAATCGGATTCGGAAGCGCGGGTGGAAAGCCGGGAGGATCAAGCGAGAGGGACGGAAGTCATCGTTTGGAACAATGCCAAAGGATGGATCGAATGGCAAGTCGAAGTTCCGGAAGACGGAATCTATGAGATGGTTATGGATTACGCGCCTCTGAAAGGAGGTTTCTCCTCGATCGTTCGAGGGGTGCAGATCGACGGCAAGTATCCGTTCGAAGAAGCGGAGCGGGTCAGCTTAGAGAGGTTATGGAAGGATAGCGCGTATCCGTATGAACGCAACGGGATAGGGAACGAGATTCGCCCGGTGCAAGATGAACTGCTGGATTGGCGCTCCGAGCGGGTGACGAATTATTCGCTTAGCTCGGAACCGCTTCGTTGGGCTTTGAAAGCCGGTTCCCATACGATTCGGCTTGTCGGTAAACGCGAGTCTTTAACCTTGCATTCCATTACGTTGGCTTCGCCGGAGCAGGTACCTGCTTACTCGGAATACTTGAGCGGACAATCTCCCGGGGGCAATGCCGAGGAGACGTGGTATGAAGTCTTCGAAGCGGAACGTTTCGTTAGCAAAACCGCCGTAAGCATTCAATTGCAAAGCGAAGCCGAGCCGGGAATCTCTCCCGATCCGAAGGGGAAAATCGTATATAATACGATCGGCGGAGCGAACTGGACGAAACCCGGAGAGCGGATCGGGTGGGAGATCTCCGTACCGGAGACCGGATATTACGCGATCGACGCGAAATATTATCAAGGCTTTAACGGCAGATCGAGCGCTTACCGTACCGTGCTGCTCGATGGCAAGGTTCCGTTCCGGGAAATGCAAAGCTATCGTTTCGCGCCTAATAAATCTTTTCGAATTCAGTCTTTGGCCGATGAGAAGGGAAGCCCGTATCTGTTCTACCTGACGGAGGGCAAACATCTGCTGGAGATGGCCGTAGACACCTCGGTCATCCGCCCGGTTACGCAATCGTTGCTGGATATCAACGATCGGCTGACGGCGATCGAACGGGATATCCGCGCGATTACCGGTAACTACGGGTACGACGGCGATCAGAATGTCGATAAAGCCCGCACCTGGGATCTTCGCAAATACGACCCCGAGCTCGAAACGAAACTGCAATCGATCGTCGACGAACTGCTTACGATATGCGACTACTTAAACGGGTTGAATCAGGCGGAAACCGATTCGGTCACGGCGTTGCGGGTCAATGCGGACCGCTTGGAGAAATTGCTGCGCCGCATGAACGATATTCCCAATCGGGTGACGCAATTCTCGACGGTAAGAACGAGCATCAATACTTGGATACAGACGATAGAGGCTCAGTCGATCGAACTGGATTATTTGGTCGTGAGAACTCCCGAAACCGTTACCGGATTAAAGTCCCCGAGCACCTGGAACAAGGTGAGCTACTCGACGGCCAATTTCTTCAGATCGTTCTTCCAGGAATACGATTCGATCGAGGCGGACGACGAGGATGCATTGACCGTATGGGTACAGCGCGGGAAAGACTACGTGGACTTGCTCGAATTGATGGTCCAGCAAGACTTTACTCCGAAGACCGGCATCAAGGTAAACATTAATCTGGTTCCGAATACGAACGTGCTGCTCTTGGGCAACGTTGCGGGAGATCAGCCCGACTTGGCGCTCGGAGTACCGCTCGAAACGCCGGTAGATTTCGCGATGCGCGGTTCCGCGGAGGACTTAAGCGCCTATCCCGGATTCCAGGATGTGTTTAAGCGCTTCAATCCGGGTCTCATGCGTTCTTACGAGTACGACGGTAAATTATACGGACTGCCCGAAACTCAAAACTACTATATGATGTTCTATCGCACGGATATTTTCGAGGAGTTGAAACTGGATCCGCCGGATACGTGGGACGATGTCATCGACATCTTGCCGACGTTGCAAGAAAACGGATTAACGTTTAATTTGCCGAAGAAAAATTTCCACATTCCTTTCTATCAGCATGGCGCCGAATTCTATCAATCGAACGGGATGCTGCCGAGCCTCACCTCGGAAGAGGGGATAGCGGCCTTCAAGCAATGGACGAATTGGTATAGCAAATACAATCTGCCGAAGGATATTCCGGCGTTTATCCATCATTTTCGGAACGGAGACATTCCGATCGGCGTTGCCGACTTCGACCTATACATTCAATTAACGGTCGGCGCGCCGGAGATCGAAGGGAAATGGAGAATGCTTCCGCTCCCGGGCATCAAGCAGCCGGATGGCTCGGTTGCGAGATGGTCGCATAACGAATCCATGGTCAGGCTGCAGGAGCCTTCGTCCATCATGATGCTGAACAAGAGCGATCGGAAGGACGAGGCGTGGCAATTCATTCAATGGTGGACTTCGGCGGATGTGCAAAGCAGGTATAGCAGCGATATCGAGTCGTTCGCGGGCATCGCCTATCGCTGGAATACGGCCAATCTAGAAGCGATGCAGACGATTCCATGGCCGGAAGAAGATCTGGCGGCGCTCAACGAGCAGGATCGTTGGGTCAAAAATATGCCGTACGTGCCGGGATACTATTATTTGGCGAGAGAGATCGAATTTGCTTGGAACAACGTGGTCGTCGGACGAATGCCGGCCAGGGAAGCGTTGGAGCAATCGGAGATGTCTCTATCGCGGGAAATGATGCGCAAGCAAGAGGAATTCGGGCTGACGCCCAAGGATGATCTTCATATCGCTCCATATGACAAACCTTATGAAAGGAGTACGCCGTGA
- a CDS encoding SMP-30/gluconolactonase/LRE family protein produces the protein MDYVSAALTLPGSFTSGIEGPACDGAGNLYAVNYEKQATIGRITPQGDESIFIELPNGSIGNGIRFNREGDMFIADFVHHNIWKVDMSTRHLSIHAHEPRMNQPNDIAISNKGVIYASDPNWDDGTGNMWRIDTDGTVTLLEANMGTTNGIETSPDDTVLYVNETVQRRIWAYDLNKDGEISNKRLLIEFPDHLLDGMRCDMLGNLYVTRFGKGVIAVISPTGQPLREIGLEGTDCTNLTFGGPEGKHCYVTVSDVGNVQVFTVEHPGRCWGMWK, from the coding sequence ATGGATTACGTCAGCGCGGCGCTAACGTTGCCTGGAAGCTTCACCAGCGGGATTGAAGGTCCCGCTTGCGACGGTGCCGGCAACCTGTACGCGGTTAATTACGAGAAGCAGGCGACGATCGGACGGATAACGCCGCAGGGAGATGAAAGTATTTTCATCGAACTGCCGAACGGGAGCATCGGAAACGGCATCCGATTTAATCGGGAAGGCGACATGTTTATCGCGGATTTCGTCCATCACAACATATGGAAGGTGGACATGTCGACGCGGCATCTGTCCATTCACGCCCATGAGCCTCGGATGAATCAACCAAACGATATCGCCATTTCGAACAAAGGCGTTATTTATGCCAGCGATCCGAATTGGGACGACGGCACCGGAAACATGTGGCGTATCGATACGGACGGTACCGTAACGTTATTGGAAGCGAACATGGGTACGACGAACGGTATCGAGACTAGCCCCGACGATACGGTGCTCTATGTTAACGAAACCGTGCAGCGTAGAATTTGGGCTTACGATCTGAATAAGGATGGAGAGATTAGCAACAAACGATTGTTAATCGAGTTTCCCGATCATTTGCTGGACGGGATGCGTTGCGATATGCTGGGAAACTTGTACGTAACCCGATTCGGCAAAGGGGTCATAGCGGTTATCTCTCCAACAGGCCAACCGTTAAGGGAAATCGGATTGGAAGGAACGGACTGCACCAACCTGACCTTCGGCGGACCGGAAGGCAAACACTGTTACGTGACCGTATCGGATGTCGGTAACGTACAGGTGTTTACCGTGGAGCATCCCGGACGATGTTGGGGGATGTGGAAATGA
- a CDS encoding LamG domain-containing protein, with protein sequence MTTTSSLLHNHPSLVAFWDFQEAAGERRVSKGPNAIELREMSGTIERVEEGIFGPYSASLREGDWFSVPRNEAFALNIHGRNAEVTVAAWVKRSATARSHCEFIAGIWNETNEKRQYGLFLNLAIWDSGEQVCGHVSSIGGPTPGYRYCMDASIGQSPVPLDRWQFVAFTYDGEYARSYLNGKLDTRETFNPYSYRGGLYDGGEDGADFTVGAVDRSGEIGNYYAGRIGGLAVFRQALSEQEIAQMACGIKVS encoded by the coding sequence ATGACGACAACTTCCTCGTTACTTCATAATCATCCTTCGCTCGTTGCTTTCTGGGATTTTCAAGAGGCGGCTGGCGAACGAAGGGTATCCAAAGGTCCTAATGCGATCGAGTTGCGGGAAATGTCCGGAACCATCGAGCGAGTAGAAGAGGGGATATTCGGTCCCTATAGCGCCAGCCTGCGGGAAGGCGATTGGTTTAGCGTCCCGCGCAACGAGGCGTTTGCCTTGAACATTCACGGACGGAATGCGGAAGTAACCGTGGCGGCATGGGTGAAAAGAAGCGCTACGGCGCGAAGTCATTGCGAATTTATCGCCGGTATATGGAATGAGACGAACGAGAAACGGCAATACGGGTTATTCTTGAACTTGGCGATCTGGGATAGTGGGGAGCAGGTATGCGGCCATGTCTCGTCGATCGGCGGTCCGACGCCCGGATATCGATACTGCATGGACGCTTCCATCGGACAGTCCCCCGTCCCGCTTGATCGTTGGCAGTTCGTCGCTTTCACCTACGACGGCGAATATGCTCGCTCCTACTTGAACGGCAAGTTGGATACGAGGGAAACGTTTAATCCTTATTCGTATAGAGGCGGCCTGTATGATGGAGGGGAAGACGGCGCGGACTTCACGGTCGGCGCGGTAGACCGTTCGGGAGAGATTGGCAATTATTACGCGGGACGGATCGGCGGCTTAGCCGTATTCCGTCAAGCACTCTCAGAACAAGAAATCGCACAGATGGCATGCGGAATCAAGGTATCGTAA